A section of the Gloeobacter violaceus PCC 7421 genome encodes:
- a CDS encoding DUF938 domain-containing protein, protein MPDPQARLYAPATERNRAPILTVLQTVLPEEGTVLEVASGTGQHVAFFAAHFPALIWQPSDPEPLHLESIAAWCAEAGAANILPSIALDAAAKQWQVPRADAIVCINMIHIAPWQACLGLVAGAGRLLPEGGPLVLYGPFKRAGGHTAPSNEAFDQSLRAQDRTWGVRDLEGVEQAAEAQGLFLEQVIPMPANNFSLILRKRG, encoded by the coding sequence ATGCCGGACCCACAAGCCCGTCTGTACGCCCCTGCCACCGAGCGCAACCGCGCACCCATACTCACGGTTCTGCAAACGGTGCTGCCGGAGGAGGGGACGGTGCTTGAGGTGGCAAGCGGCACTGGTCAGCATGTCGCCTTCTTTGCCGCCCACTTCCCGGCGCTGATCTGGCAGCCCAGCGATCCCGAGCCGCTGCACCTGGAGAGCATCGCCGCCTGGTGCGCAGAAGCCGGTGCCGCCAACATCCTCCCGTCGATTGCCCTTGATGCCGCTGCCAAGCAGTGGCAGGTTCCGCGGGCTGACGCGATAGTCTGCATCAACATGATCCATATCGCTCCCTGGCAGGCGTGTCTCGGGTTAGTGGCCGGGGCGGGAAGGCTGTTGCCCGAGGGCGGTCCCCTGGTGCTCTATGGCCCCTTCAAGCGAGCAGGCGGCCACACCGCACCCAGCAATGAAGCGTTCGACCAGTCGCTGCGTGCTCAGGATCGGACCTGGGGTGTGCGCGATCTCGAAGGGGTGGAGCAGGCGGCGGAGGCACAGGGACTGTTTCTCGAACAGGTGATCCCCATGCCCGCCAACAATTTCTCGTTGATCCTGCGCAAACGGGGATGA